The proteins below come from a single Micromonospora citrea genomic window:
- the treZ gene encoding malto-oligosyltrehalose trehalohydrolase has translation MTEFAVWAPEAARVRLRLPGVADHDMRSDTGGWWRVEVPAAGPGTDYSFLLDDDERALPDPRSAWQPAGVHGPSRLYDHAAFEWTDRAWTGRQLPGSVLYELHVGTFTPEGTFDAAIGRLDHLVDLGVDLIELLPVNAFNGEHNWGYDGVCWYAPHQPYGGPDGLKRLVDAAHAKGLGVILDVVYNHFGPSGAYAPMFAPYLAEQSNPWGRTVNLDGPHSDGVRRYIRDSVLMWLRDYHVDGLRLDAVHAMPDSRATHLLEEVAAEVEALSTHLGRPLSLIAESDLNDPRLISPREAGGYGLHAQWNDDAHHALHTLLTGERQGYYGDFGSLECLTDVLTGAYFHAGTWSSFRNRHHGRPVDRQRTPGHRFVAYLQNHDQIGNRATGDRISATLSPGLLRVGATLLFTAPFTPMLFMGEEWAASTPWQFFTSHPEPELATAVATGRRREFAAHGWPAGDVPDPQDPQTFVRSRLDWAELDKPEHREMYEFHKRLIALRKSRPDLSDPRLHAVDVRHGDQFLVMRRGECLVVANLAGRAQGVSLPGVVRRVLLATGEGVTVMRDRIQLPAETAAIVAL, from the coding sequence ATGACCGAGTTCGCGGTGTGGGCGCCGGAGGCCGCCCGGGTCCGGCTGCGCCTGCCGGGCGTCGCCGACCACGACATGCGCTCCGACACCGGAGGCTGGTGGCGGGTCGAGGTGCCCGCTGCCGGCCCCGGCACCGACTACTCCTTCCTCCTCGACGACGACGAGCGGGCGCTGCCCGATCCCCGCTCGGCGTGGCAGCCGGCGGGCGTGCACGGGCCGAGCCGGCTCTACGACCACGCGGCGTTCGAGTGGACCGACCGCGCCTGGACCGGCCGGCAACTGCCCGGCAGCGTCCTCTACGAGCTGCACGTGGGCACCTTCACCCCGGAGGGCACGTTCGACGCCGCCATCGGCCGCCTCGACCACCTCGTCGACCTCGGCGTCGACCTGATCGAGCTGCTGCCGGTCAACGCCTTCAACGGCGAGCACAACTGGGGCTACGACGGCGTCTGCTGGTATGCCCCGCACCAGCCCTACGGCGGGCCGGACGGCCTGAAACGGCTGGTCGACGCCGCCCACGCCAAGGGTCTGGGGGTGATCCTCGACGTCGTCTACAACCATTTCGGGCCCTCCGGGGCCTACGCGCCGATGTTCGCGCCGTACCTCGCCGAGCAGAGCAACCCCTGGGGCCGCACGGTCAACCTCGACGGCCCGCACTCCGACGGCGTACGCCGCTACATCCGCGACAGCGTGCTGATGTGGCTGCGTGACTACCACGTCGACGGGCTGCGGCTCGACGCCGTGCACGCCATGCCCGACAGCCGCGCCACCCATTTGCTGGAGGAGGTGGCGGCGGAGGTCGAGGCGCTCTCCACCCACCTCGGCCGGCCGCTGTCGCTGATCGCCGAGTCCGACCTCAACGACCCCCGGCTGATCAGCCCCCGCGAGGCCGGCGGCTACGGCCTGCACGCCCAGTGGAACGACGACGCCCACCACGCCCTGCACACCCTGCTCACCGGCGAGCGGCAGGGCTACTACGGCGACTTCGGCTCCCTGGAGTGCCTCACCGACGTGCTCACCGGCGCCTACTTCCACGCCGGCACCTGGTCCAGCTTCCGCAACCGCCACCACGGCCGGCCCGTCGACCGGCAGCGCACCCCCGGCCACCGCTTCGTGGCGTACCTGCAGAACCACGACCAGATCGGCAACCGGGCGACCGGCGACCGGATCTCCGCCACCCTCTCCCCGGGGCTGCTGCGCGTCGGCGCGACGCTGCTGTTCACCGCCCCGTTCACCCCGATGCTGTTCATGGGGGAGGAGTGGGCGGCCAGCACGCCGTGGCAGTTCTTCACCAGCCATCCCGAGCCGGAGCTGGCGACCGCCGTGGCCACCGGCCGCAGGCGGGAGTTCGCCGCCCACGGCTGGCCGGCCGGCGACGTGCCGGACCCGCAGGACCCGCAGACCTTCGTCCGCTCCCGGCTCGACTGGGCCGAGCTGGACAAACCCGAACACCGCGAGATGTACGAGTTCCACAAGCGGCTCATCGCCCTGCGCAAGAGCCGCCCCGACCTGTCCGACCCCCGGCTGCACGCCGTCGACGTCCGCCACGGCGACCAGTTCCTGGTGATGCGCCGAGGCGAGTGCCTGGTGGTGGCGAACCTGGCCGGGCGGGCGCAGGGCGTCTCGCTGCCGGGGGTGGTGCGGCGGGTGCTGCTGGCCACCGGCGAGGGCGTCACGGTGATGCGCGACCGGATCCAGTTGCCGGCGGAGACGGCGGCGATCGTGGCGCTCTGA
- a CDS encoding alpha/beta fold hydrolase — translation MTTTDTRTLAVPGADLVYDVRRPLSAAGGHRTLLMVGQPMTAEGFNALAAHFTDRTVVTYDPRGLGRSVRTDGRSDHTPQQQAADLHLLIEALGAGPVDVFASSGGAVTALELVASHPGDVATLVAHEPPINAVLPDAEAAERARAGFHEAYQAGGTGAGMAAFIAMTSWQGEFTEAYFAQPAPDPAAFGMPAEDDGSRDDPLLSKASWAITDYRPDAAALTAAPTRIVIAVGEETGTTYTARTAVGMAALLGREAVVFPSHHGGFLGGEYGYAGKPAEFAAKLREVLAAG, via the coding sequence ATGACGACGACAGACACCCGCACTCTCGCCGTGCCCGGCGCCGACCTGGTCTACGACGTACGGCGTCCGCTGTCGGCGGCTGGCGGGCACCGCACCCTGCTCATGGTCGGTCAGCCGATGACGGCGGAGGGCTTCAACGCGCTCGCCGCCCACTTCACCGACCGGACGGTCGTCACCTACGACCCGCGCGGCCTGGGCCGCAGCGTCCGCACCGACGGCCGGTCGGACCACACCCCGCAGCAGCAGGCGGCCGACCTGCACCTGCTGATCGAGGCGCTCGGCGCCGGCCCGGTCGACGTGTTCGCCAGCAGCGGCGGCGCGGTGACCGCGCTCGAACTGGTCGCGTCCCACCCCGGCGACGTGGCCACGCTGGTGGCGCACGAGCCGCCGATCAACGCGGTGCTCCCCGACGCCGAGGCCGCCGAGCGCGCCCGGGCCGGCTTCCACGAGGCGTACCAGGCGGGGGGCACTGGCGCCGGCATGGCCGCCTTCATCGCGATGACGTCCTGGCAGGGCGAGTTCACCGAGGCCTACTTCGCCCAGCCCGCGCCCGACCCCGCCGCGTTCGGCATGCCGGCCGAGGACGACGGCTCCCGCGACGACCCGCTGCTGTCGAAGGCTTCCTGGGCGATCACGGACTACCGCCCCGACGCGGCGGCGCTCACCGCGGCGCCGACCCGGATCGTGATCGCGGTCGGCGAGGAGACCGGCACGACCTACACCGCGCGCACGGCCGTCGGCATGGCGGCGCTGCTCGGCCGGGAGGCCGTGGTGTTCCCGAGCCACCACGGCGGCTTCCTCGGCGGCGAGTACGGCTACGCGGGCAAGCCCGCCGAGTTCGCGGCGAAGCTGCGCGAGGTGCTGGCCGCCGGCTGA
- a CDS encoding helix-turn-helix domain-containing protein encodes MPPRARTVVDPRFAAELRRLRKAGGMSLRQLASLVNHGKSLIHQLETGQTKPTVGVAARLDEALAAQGALARLVADAPDGGDAWHTRRRTNAGPTPLRRERRPACSPVTGG; translated from the coding sequence GTGCCCCCACGGGCGAGAACGGTCGTCGACCCACGGTTCGCGGCTGAGCTGCGACGGCTTCGAAAGGCGGGGGGCATGTCGCTGCGGCAGCTCGCGTCCCTCGTCAACCACGGCAAGAGCCTCATACACCAGTTGGAGACAGGACAGACGAAGCCGACCGTGGGCGTCGCGGCCCGGCTCGACGAGGCGCTCGCGGCCCAGGGCGCCCTGGCCCGGCTGGTCGCGGACGCGCCCGACGGCGGCGACGCCTGGCATACGCGACGGCGCACCAACGCCGGGCCGACGCCGCTGCGGCGCGAGCGCCGGCCGGCCTGCTCGCCGGTTACCGGCGGCTGA